GGCGCGCGCAGCGTGCGCGCCGCGACGTCGGCGCCCACCACCAATGCGGCGCCGCCGATAGCGGCGCCAATCATCACGCCTCGTGCGCTCCGCGCGCCGAGCGCTCGTACGATGGCCGGCACAACCAGTCCAACGAATCCCACCAACCCGGCACCGGCGACGGTTACGGCGGCGACGAGCGAGGCCGCAAGAAAGGCACGGCGCGTCGCGCGCTCGACATGCACCCCGAGCGCGGCGGCGGCGTCCTCTCCGAGCGCGAGCAACTCAATGTCGCGCGCGGTGGCGAGGAGCACGGCACCACCGAGCGCCACATACACGGCCGACCACGCTATGCCGTTCCAGCTAGCGTCCGCGAGTGAGCCCATCATCCACCAGAGCGCTCCACGGACCGTTTCGGCCGGTGCACCAGCGAGCACGAGCATAATCGCCGCATTCGCAAAGGCGCCAACGACGACGCCGGCCATCACGAGCACGCGCGCGTCATGCGGCGCGCGTGCCACGCGCGCCACGAGCAACACGAGTGATACGGCGACCGCTGCACCACCAAAGGCAGCCAGCGGCACCAGCGCCGTGCCGA
This portion of the Gemmatimonadota bacterium genome encodes:
- a CDS encoding iron ABC transporter permease, which gives rise to MTRRLVALLVLALVVAVLAALTFGSASLRLSDVLRALLTTAPSTARSIVWELRLPRAALGIVVGAGLGMSGAALQATVRNPLAEPYLLGVSGGAAIGAVFATVWGFGTALVPLAAFGGAAVAVSLVLLVARVARAPHDARVLVMAGVVVGAFANAAIMLVLAGAPAETVRGALWWMMGSLADASWNGIAWSAVYVALGGAVLLATARDIELLALGEDAAAALGVHVERATRRAFLAASLVAAVTVAGAGLVGFVGLVVPAIVRALGARSARGVMIGAAIGGAALVVGADVAARTLRAPHELPLGAVTALLGVPFFLVQLRRARS